The genomic window ttaattaaaaaatattttatctaaagatattgtttttaaaatttgacatATTATTTTTTGACACCGCcggtattaattattatttaaaatttaaattttgaaaatcacaTTTTTCATCTATgaacatatttatttatttatttttttttaccaaagataggagactcgaacccgcaacctcttaattgaatatgtggagactatgccatttgagctattacttattggctttttgtttattattttgttgattaaaaataatataaatgtataatgtataattaaataataattatcatatttttattcaaatattAGGAGTGATAGTAGTTTTGAAATATCTGTGTGTGTTTCTAAAACATCTTTCTTAAAAATCAACATGCtaacacaaaataatttttagtttagCAAGCTCAAAAGTCAAAATAGTGAAATACTTATTTGATACagtattttcaaaatatttaattactctgttgattcttatagtttcgtgaaattttcaattaggtccctatactttttttttaattgggtcctgcactaattttttttttaattaagtatttcttagtagtaattgacttaattttataggaacccaactaaaaaaaaattggcatagggacctaaataaaaggaaaaaaaatataggaacccaattaaaaaaaatttggtgtaaggactcaattaaaaagaaaaaaaaagtataaagacctaattaaaaatttcgcaaaactatacagaccaatagagtaattaagcTTTTTTTAaactaaagataaaaaaaattacccaTTAACCTAAGTTCATCTAGATACTTTCTCCAACGAGCAAAGCTACCCTTCAAATAAGCAATTCCAAAACTAATTCCTCACAAGAACAAGTGTTCCAGCAAACCCTAATTCCTCACACAAAACATACTCAAATCCCTCTCTTTCTCACTTCCTGGTTCCTCTTTACGACTCAAGTGAGTGTTCCAACAAACCTTAATTCCTCACTTCTAATCGCaaattctttttatttaaaaCCTTATTACTATTAATTGAGCTTTCggtccttttttttttattaaaaaattgttTTTCCCTTTTTGTGTTCATCAAACAATTGCAGTTTCGGCTTCGAATTGAGCGCACGTTGAGATTTTACCATGGCGACGGAAACAAAGGCAGCCACGGAGGACGTCAAGATCGATCTCTTCGAAGACGATGACGAATTCGAAGAGTTTGAAATCAATGAAGGTTAGTGAAATCCATATTCCTCATTCTTTCGATCTGTTTGTTTCTCTTTTCAATTTTAGCCAATGATTGTGTTTTAGTGTTTCCTTTTTATCAAATTCGTTGAAGCATTATTTTGAATTTATGGTTGTGGCTTGAGGATTTTGTTATTATGATAATAATCCATAATTGTGGAGAGGCTTTCTTTAATCCAATAAGCGTTAAACCATGACAGTGGAATGATTCTTAGTATATTGCTGCAAATCCATGCGAGGTTTTGCCTAGTGTTTGAGAAACAGGGCACGACCGCACAAGTTAGAGTAATAGAGAGAGTTGAAGGTATGAAAAGAATTAAAATGAGATTTAGTGATATGACTCTTGGTCCTTCTAAGAGAGGTGTAGGGTTAGTTATGAACAGCTTTGAGGTGTTGCTACCCCTTGACCCTCGTGTGAAGTGGAACTAATCATGCCTTTACGTCTATCGTGGGCTATTCGAAAGCAAGAAGACAGGATGCTTCCGACGAAATGTTCTTGATAAGTCTACTAATAAAAACAAAGGTTTATTCTAATAACTGAGGCTTGGCTGGGTTTTATCCTGGTGTCCAAGCATGCCAGGGCATGTTTGGAGATTTAAAGAGGTTTTTGATAATTTGGTCAAGATACTATTAGATGCAATGGTCTGTTAGTTGGTGTGTGTTCAATGAGGTTTTTTGCGTCTTGATCAAAACACTGCTGTACAGAGGATGGGCATGTGTGTCGGATGAATATCATTGAGGTTTGCCGTTAGCAATGTGCCCGTCATGTAGAAACGACAACTCAATGTAGTGTGTGCTTCTTAGATAATTCTGTGACTTTATGAGTAATATAAAGTAATACAACCTTTTAGAATAATAAAATTCAAACAATGCAGATTGGTAAAGGTGATTTGACACTTATTTTAAGGTTAGAGTGTTATGAATAAAAGAATCTAGGTTTGGGATAATGATACCCTCATAGTGCATTGACCTAGTTTGAACTAGATTATTCGATGTATAGAGTCTGTATACTGCGGCCTAGACCAAAAATAAATGGAAGTAACCAAGTAATAACTAATCAGATGCCTTGGCAAACTAATCTAGCTAAATTCTACTAAGCTAACTGACCATGACTATATTCAAAGGTTAGTGTGCCTAGACTAGCCGTTTTGTAATAACTAACCAGCTACCTTGGGAAACTAATCTGGCTAAAATCTGCTAAACTAACCGACCTTGACTGTACTCAAAGGTTTGTGTGTATAAACTCACCATTTTGCTGTAATTACAATGCCAAATACTTTGTTCCTCATTCATCGTCTTTCTCGTTATTCTTAAAAATATCAGTATTCATTTAATAACTTTGCTACTTCTCGTTCATCCGGTAATAATGATATTTCAAAGGTCTTTGGTAGTTACGTCTGCTTTTACCACTTATTGGTTTGGGGACTTGGAGCTTCAGCAATTCTGCTCCATATGCTCATATTCTAATGCTTATATTTCACTTTTGTCTTTTATACTACTTACAGAGTGGGATGCTATAGAGGAAGGCAAGGAAGTGACCCAACAGTGGGAGGATGAttgggatgatgatgatgtcagTGATGATTTCTCTCTTCAGCTGAGGAGAGAGCTGGAGAGCAATACTGAAAAGAATTAAACATTCTGCTTGCTACGATCGGTTGATAAAAGTGTCATGAGTTAGGTACTTGAGTCTGTTGGTGTTTCCTTTTGTGGAAAAGAAATGAAAGCTATATGCCTTTTCATTTAGTAGATGTAAGACAGTAAGGCAGAACATAAGGACTTAAGTTGTTATTTCTGAAGAACATCTAGATAGAAGTATTGCTTGTACTTTAATTGTATTTTATCTCATAAGTTTTAAACTGGGTCACAATCCCTTGGTGTGCTTTCCCATTAATAACTGGTGAAAGTGGAGTCTGCAGAAACTGGCTTGTGGGTATCTGAATTCAACAACCCTAGGAATTTGAATGCCAATGTCCCAAGTTAGTTTTACTAAGAAGTCAAAAAGTGACTACATACTCGTATGCTTTGGAAGAACTTTCTACATCGGAATTCGGAAACACTTGAGttagaatttggatcctctaaatttatGATCTCTCACTATTTATTTCATAGGTGGTGGGATCAAGAAAAAGTATGAGAGAAAATCTATCTAAGGATGAAAGATTACATTTTACTctttaaagtaaaatttaaaatttagaggatatAAATCTCTCGAGTTATGGTCTTGTGGATCATGATAGTTTTGAGTTCTTCACCATTAAAGCtaaagcgaaaaaaaaagaataagataGAAGAATTCttctatattattatattattacgtTTTGAGTTTACATTTTATCATGTTGAACTTGGATCATATAAGTAGAAACCTATGTTCTCAATGTAAAATTCGGTTGCTAGTTTTGATTTCGTTCAAGTTGATATGGTGGGGTGAGACACCGTTCAAAATTGATGGAATACCAATGAAAGCCACAACTAATGAAAGGTAGAGCAACTAAGCCAAGATAGTTATTATCATTCACTTGGGAGTGGACCAATTCTTATATTATCAACTTCCAATAATCACTAATCTAACATTTTAAATATACTTAGCGATGAGATGTCTCCCATTTGATGATTTAGAtctgtctgctaaacaacatcaAGCTCATAATAATTATGTACCCTTAactttaaagaaaaacaaaaaccaaaCGCGCCTTTGAAAGtttcttttattataataataaactCAGGTCCATTATTGATTCCAAGAACAACTTCACTCGGGATAAGGATCAAGGGAATCTAatctaataagtaataacaataaataaaataaatctggATTATTTTCTagtaaaatttatattattgattAATCATATACCAACACTAGaagtaaattggtaattttatggTTGCAGTATAGTAAAATTCAGTTTATCCAATATTTTATTAATAGAATAATAGAGTAATTTTTCTTGAGAAACTAAATTATATGTTGGCTACAATTCTGTTATTTTGAGTTTTTGACGGTGTGGCGAATAATTTTACCTATGTTTAATGATGAACCTATCATTTTTTATAGGCGTTGAAGATAACAATCATAACATCAATAATGATATTGAGATGAATGAAGTGTACCTACTATTTGaattatagaagaaaacaatagtaaattTAACAACGAAgatgaaaataatttaaaatataaatgtaatcttaattttatttctctatcATAGCATTTCAATGTACAATAGCCCCTATAAAAGACACCAAAATATTATTTTGTTCATACACTCGAAGATAGGGAtaattttttttaggtgaattaTATAGTAAAGATGTAAGTTTatagatttttcttttaatagGATGAAAGAAAGATTAATAAAGGTAGGATccatattttgaataaaaataaaataataaaaaataactataaaagaaATTATATTCTCTCTCTGTACCATTCCAATCTGCACAGTAGAGtgtcttttttaaaaaaagagagGAGGTAATTAGTTTTTCATGGTATAATTctaataaatattataatataTGTGTTTATAGATTTGAAAAGATGTTTCAATATAGTGATAGAATAAAGctgtaattatttttaatttttaatttcaatcgGTCCATGCAAAAAAATTCCTCATGttgataattttatattttatattttcaatagaGGAAAAATGGGAGAATGAAAAGAAACACGTGGCAGCCGCTGGTTTAAGAAAAGAAGCGTTTCAATTTTCTTCTGTTCTGCTATTTCTTCCTCT from Arachis ipaensis cultivar K30076 chromosome B09, Araip1.1, whole genome shotgun sequence includes these protein-coding regions:
- the LOC107618792 gene encoding protein DSS1 HOMOLOG ON CHROMOSOME V; this translates as MATETKAATEDVKIDLFEDDDEFEEFEINEEWDAIEEGKEVTQQWEDDWDDDDVSDDFSLQLRRELESNTEKN